From Populus trichocarpa isolate Nisqually-1 chromosome 19, P.trichocarpa_v4.1, whole genome shotgun sequence, a single genomic window includes:
- the LOC7487204 gene encoding bifunctional TH2 protein, mitochondrial isoform X2, with the protein MRLLLFTSPNPIKTSSSLYFLNSLRSNLTKRTLPTRRSFIPARMAIPPRSIASAPSCTTTSGRSNINIEEGLASKFWIKFRRESVFAMYTPFVISLASGTLKIDSFRHYISQDSHFLKSFAHAFELAEECADDDEAKLAISELRKGVLEELKMHNSFVQEWGIDPGKEGTINSATVKYTDFLLATASGKVEGVKGLGKLATPFERTKVAAYTLGAMTPCMRLYSFLGKELQAVLDPEEDGHPYKKWIDSYSSESFQASALQTEDLLDKLSVSLTGEELDIIEKLYHQAMKLEIEFFLAQPIAQTTLAPLTKGHNPEEDRLVIFSDFDLTCTVVDSSAILAEIAILTAPKSDVVQPETQIARMSSADLRNTWGLLSGQYTEEYEQCIESIMPSAKVEFNYEALCKALEQLSDFERRANSRVIDSGVLKGLNLEDVKRAGERLILQDGCIGFFQKIVKNENLNTNVHVLSYCWCGDLIRSAFSSDENTHLNCNTKQCLKRKAISCYGPTNLIFGRRNLEVFYSSIFLLAVTAQKIQTDLCTVALNMHTHTCIYVYILHQSL; encoded by the exons aTGCGCCTACTCTTGTTTACTTCTCCAAACCCAATCAAAACCTCTTCATCACTATATTTCCTCAACTCGCTCCGATCCAACTTAACCAAACGCACCTTGCCAACTCGGAGATCTTTCATCCCTGCAAGAATGGCAATCCCTCCACGATCAATAGCATCAGCGCCATCTTGCACTACAACATCAGGCAGAAGTAACATCAACATTGAAGAGGGTCTTGCTAGTAAATTCTGGATCAAGTTTAGAAGAGAATCCGTTTTTGCTATGTACACTCCTTTTGTCATCTCTTTGGCTTCTGGCACTCTCAAGATTGATTCTTTCAGGCATTATATCTCTCAAGATTCTCACTTTCTCAAATCTTTTGCTCATGC GTTTGAATTAGCGGAAGAGTGTGCTGATGATGATGAAGCAAAGCTAGCAATCTCCGAGTTGAGGAAGGGTGTCTTAGAGGAGCTGAAGATGCACAATTCATTTGTACAG GAATGGGGTATAGACCCAGGTAAAGAGGGGACTATCAATTCTGCTACTGTAAAATACACAGATTTCTTGTTGGCTACAGCTTCTGGGAAGGTTGAAGGAGTGAAAGGTCTTGGTAAACTTGCAACTCCTTTTGAAAGAACAAAAGTTGCAGCCTATACTCTGGGTGCCATGACACCTTGCATGCGGCTGTATTCCTTTCTAGGCAAGGAACTCCAGGCAGTTTTAGATCCGGAGGAAGATGGGCACCCTTACAAGAAGTGGATTGACAGTTATTCGTCTGAGAGTTTTCAG GCATCAGCTCTGCAAACTGAAGACTTGCTGGATAAACTTAGTGTCTCCTTGACAGGCGAGGAGCTTGACATCATTGAAAAGCTTTATCACCAGGCCATGAAACTTGAAATAGAATTCTTCCTTGCTCAGCCAATTGCTCAGACAACTTTAGCTCCCCTGACAAAAGGGCATAACCCTGAAGAAGACCGGCTTGTCATATTTTCTGATTTTGATTTGACATGCACTGTTGTTGACTCTTCTGCCATTTTGGCAGAAATTGCAATACTAACAGCACCAAAATCTGATGTGGTTCAACCTGAGACTCAAATTGCTCGAATGTCATCAGCTGATCTGAGGAACACATGGGGTCTTCTTTCTGGACAGTACACGGAAGAGTATGAACAATGTATTGAAAGCATTATGCCATCTGCAAAAG TGGAATTCAACTATGAAGCTCTTTGTAAAGCACTTGAACAACTTTCAGACTTTGAGCGAAGGGCAAATTCTAGAGTGATTGATTCTGGAGTTCTCAAAGGTTTGAATCTTGAAGATGTAAAACGAGCGGGTGAACGTTTGATTCTTCAGGATGGTTGCATTGGTTTCTTTCAGAAAATTGTGAAGAATGAAAATTTGAACACTAATGTCCATGTGCTCTCATACTGCTGGTGTGGTGATCTCATCAGATCAGCTTTCTCCTCAG ATGAAAATACGCACCTGAACTGCAATACCAAACAGTGCCTGAAAAGAAAAGCTATATCTTGTTATGGTCCTACCAATTTGATTTTTGGGAGGAGGAATTTGGAGGTGTTCTACAGTTCAATATTTTTGCTTGCAGTGACTGCGCAAAAAATTCAAACCGATTTGTGTACTGTAGCATTGAAtatgcacacacacacatgcatatatgtatatattctcCATCAGAGTTTGTAG